A single Branchiostoma floridae strain S238N-H82 unplaced genomic scaffold, Bfl_VNyyK Sc7u5tJ_1285, whole genome shotgun sequence DNA region contains:
- the LOC118407317 gene encoding uncharacterized protein LOC118407317 isoform X1, with protein MAGTMWAVRAACVLLCLGMAIGYPSRGSKARDFIDEDELRAMLTRLVKTRDVDRLLHAQALHSDDQLLNSNDRRDESSGEGSGQTVVIEFPGQVKESSGEGSGETGGFEGFPGDFKFLGEPVTESSGEGSGFPGEVKEGSGDEGSGETGGFGGFPGDVKFYGGYGYYGYDAVEASGEGSGLPGDVKEGEGSGEDQPDEPVQQCPDGDFISAAWRCDGRRDCNDGSDERGCENLCAGLGYPGDRGCRCASCKADRPSQNCACPPSQCQDILEKKCDHLTILTVPPFDRGNAATRSYMPTGRVTGGAMRADMVFITDGSASIGTFNFEEIKKFMRQLVDGLTVSLTSFRVGAMQFAYENREEFGLEDNYNNAGVDAAICAIPYMDGPGTYTGEAILFAKDYMFAPIRPDIRHVGIVITDGKTSIGAMDIGQASRSAQQAGIVLYSIGIGLMNDASYNAQLQAIAGSTGKVFHVGDFSALSGIISALLADIFALPPPAVPAPAPAPYPVPAPAPYPIPAPAPYPVPAPAPYPVPAPAPYPVPAPAPYPVPSPAPAPYPVPAPAPYPVPAPAPAPYPVPAPAPYPVPAPAPYPVPSPAPAPYPVPAPAPAPIPAPAPYPVPAPAPIPAPAPPPQPLPPPPAPAPYPVPAPAPAPVPAPAPYPVPAPAPYPVPAPAPPPPPPPPPAPAPPPPPPPQPLPPPPPPPAPAPPPPPPPPPAPAPPPPPPPQPLPPPPAPAPPPPPPPLPPPPPPGPILPPPPPPPPPPPPPPPPPPPPPPPPSVEVSCSDSTLEIDLAAASFPKVRTSNLRLVDPACRATSNGTHMIMKSPLNSCGTTSYETPDYIIYDNMVTDESLARAGEIIRDCGFEMRIQCQIPRRLQVSGDFDPIQVPEMYSAVGTGDINVIMHFCTDSVCTSFKPYPVTYRVCEQVYVEVQLLASDPDLSILVLTGEATPSTARTGGPLYDIINNGCGVDPTYVVYPAPNHAVIRFGFQAFKFATDYPKVYLHADVLICKSSAVGNRCSQGCATAGRRRRDLATTPGVALYHVTAPAPMILFDDVDETLVPKS; from the exons ATGGCGGGCACGATGTGGGCTGTACGCGCCGCGTGTGTGCTTCTCTGTCTCGGGATGGCGATCGGTTATCCCTCACGAG GCAGCAAAGCACGAGACTTTATCGACGAGGACGAACTCCGAGCCATGCTGACCCGACTGGTGAAGACACGTGACGTGGACAGACTTCTGCACGCACAGGCCTTACACAGCGACGACCAGCTCTTAAACAGCAACGACCGGAGAGACGAGAGCTCTGGAGAAGGATCGGGACAAACCGTCGTTATAGAATTCCCTGGACAAG TTAAAGAAAGCTCCGGTGAAGGTAGCGGTGAGACTGGCGGTTTCGAAGGATTCCCTGGCGACT TCAAGTTTTTGGGAGAACCAGTTACTGAGTCCTCAGGAGAGGGAAGTGGATTCCCTGGGGAAG tCAAAGAAGGCTCCGGTGATGAAGGAAGCGGCGAGACCGGCGGGTTTGGCGGATTCCCTGGCGACG TGAAGTTTTATGGCGGCTATGGCTATTATGGCTATGACGCAGTTGAGGCATCTGGCGAGGGCAGCGGATTACCCGGAGACG TGAAAGAGGGAGAAGGAAGCGGTGAAGACCAACCAGACGAACCAGTTCAACA GTGCCCGGATGGAGACTTCATCTCCGCCGCCTGGCGGTGTGACGGCAGGAGGGACTGTAATGATGGCTCGGACGAACGGGGATGCGAAA ATCTGTGTGCGGGTCTGGGTTACCCTGGAGACCGAGGTTGTCGCTGCGCCAGCTGCAAGGCTGACCGGCCGTCGCAGAACTGCGCATGCCCGCCCAGCCAATGTCAAGATATCCTAGAGAAGAAATGCGACC ACCTGACGATCCTGACCGTACCCCCGTTCGACAGGGGCAACGCTGCGACGAGGTCTTACATGCCGACCGGGCGGGTGACGGGCGGAGCCATGCGGGCTGACATGGTGTTCATCACCGACGGATCCGCCAGCATCGGTACCTTCAACTTCGAGGAGATCAAGAAGTTCATGCGGCAGTTGGTCGATGGTCTTACCGTGTCTCTTACCTCATTTAG GGTCGGCGCTATGCAGTTTGCCTACGAGAACCGAGAAGAGTTCGGCCTGGAGGATAACTATAACAACGCCGGAGTAGACGCCGCCATCTGCGCCATTCCTTATATGGACGGACCTGGAACCTACACCGGGGAGGCCATCCTGTTCGCTAAGGACTACATGTTCG CCCCTATCCGACCGGATATACGTCACGTTGGCATAGTGATCACGGACGGGAAGACTTCCATCGGCGCCATGGACATCGGGCAGGCCTCTCGCTCTGCGCAACAAGCG GGCATCGTGCTGTACTCCATCGGGATCGGTCTGATGAACGACGCGTCGTACAACGCGCAGCTGCAGGCCATCGCGGGGTCCACTGGGAAGGTTTTTCACGTGGGCGACTTCAGCGCGCTGTCAGGGATCATCAGCGCACTGCTAGCGGACATCTTCGCTCTGCCGCCGCCCGCAGTTC CGGCCCCAGCTCCCGCGCCGTATCCAGTTCCAGCCCCAGCACCGTACCCCATACCAGCCCCAGCGCCGTATCCAGTTCCGGCCCCAGCGCCGTATCCTGTTCCCGCCCCGGCACCATATCCCGTACCTGCCCCGGCTCCCTATCCCGTACCCTCTCCAGCGCCGGCTCCGTATCCAGTTCCGGCCCCGGCACCCTACCCCGTGCCTGCGCCTGCCCCGGCGCCGTATCCTGTTCCGGCCCCGGCACCATATCCCGTACCGGCCCCGGCACCGTACCCAGTACCCTCTCCAGCCCCGGCTCCATATCCCGTACCAGCTCCTGCCCCTGCACCAATTCCAGCCCCCGCTCCATATCCCGTTCCTGCTCCGGCACCAATTCCGGCCCCGGCTCCCCCACCACAACCACTCCCACCACCCCCTGCTCCGGCCCCATATCCGGTACCGGCGCCAGCGCCAGCTCCAGTTCCGGCCCCCGCTCCATATCCCGTACCAGCCCCTGCACCGTATCCAGTTCCGGCCCCggctccccctccccctccaccaccCCCTCCTGCTCCTGCTCCTCCACCTCCACCTCCCCCTCAGCCACTCCCTCCTCCTCCACCCCCGCCCGCTCCGGCGCCTCCTCCaccccctcctcccccaccGGCTCCGGCTCCTCCACCTCCCCCTCCTCCTCAGCCACTCCCTCCTCCACCCGCTCCGGCGCCTCCTCCACCCCCTCCTCCTCTacctcctcctccccctcctgGACCAATCCTgcctcctcctccccctcctccacCACCTCCTCCACCTCCTCCACCTCCTCCACCTCCTCCACCCCCTCCACCAAGTGTGGAAGTGTCGTGCTCCGACAGTACTCTGGAGATCGACCTGGCCGCCGCGTCCTTCCCGAAAGTGCGCACCTCCAACCTGCGTCTCGTGGACCCGGCCTGCCGCGCCACCAGTAACGGCACGCACATGATCATGAAGTCGCCTCTCAACAGCTGCGGGACCACGTCTTAC GAAACACCAGACTACATCATCTACGACAACATGGTGACGGACGAGTCTCTCGCGAGAGCCGGCGAGATTATCCGAGACTGCGGGTTCGAGATGAGAATCCAGTGCCAGATCCCGCGCAGACTCCAGGTGTCCGGAGACTTCGACCCCATACAGGTTCCCGAAAT GTACTCCGCCGTCGGCACGGGCGACATTAACGTGATCATGCACTTCTGCACGGACAGCGTCTGCACCAGCTTCAAGCCGTACCCCGTCACCTACCGGGTCTGCGAACAG GTGTACGTCGAAGTCCAGCTGTTGGCCTCTGACCCCGACCTGAGCATCCTGGTCCTGACTGGCGAGGCCACGCCCTCCACGGCGCGAACTGGCGGGCCGCTTTATGACATCATCAACAATGG CTGCGGAGTTGACCCGACCTACGTGGTGTACCCGGCTCCGAACCACGCCGTCATCAGGTTCGGTTTCCAGGCCTTCAAGTTCGCCACGGACTACCCCAAGGTGTACCTGCACGCTGACGTTCTCATCTGCAAGTCTTCCGCTGTCGGCAACCGCTGCTCACAAG GTTGTGCAACGGCCGGTAGGCGGCGTCGCGACCTCGCAACGACACCCGGCGTGGCCCTGTATCACGTGACTGCTCCAGCCCCCATGATCCTCTTCGACGACGTGGACGAGACTCTCGTTCCCAAATCGTAG
- the LOC118407317 gene encoding uncharacterized protein LOC118407317 isoform X2 has product MAGTMWAVRAACVLLCLGMAIGYPSRGSKARDFIDEDELRAMLTRLVKTRDVDRLLHAQALHSDDQLLNSNDRRDESSGEGSGQTVVIEFPGQVKEGSGDEGSGETGGFGGFPGDVKFYGGYGYYGYDAVEASGEGSGLPGDVKEGEGSGEDQPDEPVQQCPDGDFISAAWRCDGRRDCNDGSDERGCENLCAGLGYPGDRGCRCASCKADRPSQNCACPPSQCQDILEKKCDHLTILTVPPFDRGNAATRSYMPTGRVTGGAMRADMVFITDGSASIGTFNFEEIKKFMRQLVDGLTVSLTSFRVGAMQFAYENREEFGLEDNYNNAGVDAAICAIPYMDGPGTYTGEAILFAKDYMFAPIRPDIRHVGIVITDGKTSIGAMDIGQASRSAQQAGIVLYSIGIGLMNDASYNAQLQAIAGSTGKVFHVGDFSALSGIISALLADIFALPPPAVPAPAPAPYPVPAPAPYPIPAPAPYPVPAPAPYPVPAPAPYPVPAPAPYPVPSPAPAPYPVPAPAPYPVPAPAPAPYPVPAPAPYPVPAPAPYPVPSPAPAPYPVPAPAPAPIPAPAPYPVPAPAPIPAPAPPPQPLPPPPAPAPYPVPAPAPAPVPAPAPYPVPAPAPYPVPAPAPPPPPPPPPAPAPPPPPPPQPLPPPPPPPAPAPPPPPPPPPAPAPPPPPPPQPLPPPPAPAPPPPPPPLPPPPPPGPILPPPPPPPPPPPPPPPPPPPPPPPPSVEVSCSDSTLEIDLAAASFPKVRTSNLRLVDPACRATSNGTHMIMKSPLNSCGTTSYETPDYIIYDNMVTDESLARAGEIIRDCGFEMRIQCQIPRRLQVSGDFDPIQVPEMYSAVGTGDINVIMHFCTDSVCTSFKPYPVTYRVCEQVYVEVQLLASDPDLSILVLTGEATPSTARTGGPLYDIINNGCGVDPTYVVYPAPNHAVIRFGFQAFKFATDYPKVYLHADVLICKSSAVGNRCSQGCATAGRRRRDLATTPGVALYHVTAPAPMILFDDVDETLVPKS; this is encoded by the exons ATGGCGGGCACGATGTGGGCTGTACGCGCCGCGTGTGTGCTTCTCTGTCTCGGGATGGCGATCGGTTATCCCTCACGAG GCAGCAAAGCACGAGACTTTATCGACGAGGACGAACTCCGAGCCATGCTGACCCGACTGGTGAAGACACGTGACGTGGACAGACTTCTGCACGCACAGGCCTTACACAGCGACGACCAGCTCTTAAACAGCAACGACCGGAGAGACGAGAGCTCTGGAGAAGGATCGGGACAAACCGTCGTTATAGAATTCCCTGGACAAG tCAAAGAAGGCTCCGGTGATGAAGGAAGCGGCGAGACCGGCGGGTTTGGCGGATTCCCTGGCGACG TGAAGTTTTATGGCGGCTATGGCTATTATGGCTATGACGCAGTTGAGGCATCTGGCGAGGGCAGCGGATTACCCGGAGACG TGAAAGAGGGAGAAGGAAGCGGTGAAGACCAACCAGACGAACCAGTTCAACA GTGCCCGGATGGAGACTTCATCTCCGCCGCCTGGCGGTGTGACGGCAGGAGGGACTGTAATGATGGCTCGGACGAACGGGGATGCGAAA ATCTGTGTGCGGGTCTGGGTTACCCTGGAGACCGAGGTTGTCGCTGCGCCAGCTGCAAGGCTGACCGGCCGTCGCAGAACTGCGCATGCCCGCCCAGCCAATGTCAAGATATCCTAGAGAAGAAATGCGACC ACCTGACGATCCTGACCGTACCCCCGTTCGACAGGGGCAACGCTGCGACGAGGTCTTACATGCCGACCGGGCGGGTGACGGGCGGAGCCATGCGGGCTGACATGGTGTTCATCACCGACGGATCCGCCAGCATCGGTACCTTCAACTTCGAGGAGATCAAGAAGTTCATGCGGCAGTTGGTCGATGGTCTTACCGTGTCTCTTACCTCATTTAG GGTCGGCGCTATGCAGTTTGCCTACGAGAACCGAGAAGAGTTCGGCCTGGAGGATAACTATAACAACGCCGGAGTAGACGCCGCCATCTGCGCCATTCCTTATATGGACGGACCTGGAACCTACACCGGGGAGGCCATCCTGTTCGCTAAGGACTACATGTTCG CCCCTATCCGACCGGATATACGTCACGTTGGCATAGTGATCACGGACGGGAAGACTTCCATCGGCGCCATGGACATCGGGCAGGCCTCTCGCTCTGCGCAACAAGCG GGCATCGTGCTGTACTCCATCGGGATCGGTCTGATGAACGACGCGTCGTACAACGCGCAGCTGCAGGCCATCGCGGGGTCCACTGGGAAGGTTTTTCACGTGGGCGACTTCAGCGCGCTGTCAGGGATCATCAGCGCACTGCTAGCGGACATCTTCGCTCTGCCGCCGCCCGCAGTTC CGGCCCCAGCTCCCGCGCCGTATCCAGTTCCAGCCCCAGCACCGTACCCCATACCAGCCCCAGCGCCGTATCCAGTTCCGGCCCCAGCGCCGTATCCTGTTCCCGCCCCGGCACCATATCCCGTACCTGCCCCGGCTCCCTATCCCGTACCCTCTCCAGCGCCGGCTCCGTATCCAGTTCCGGCCCCGGCACCCTACCCCGTGCCTGCGCCTGCCCCGGCGCCGTATCCTGTTCCGGCCCCGGCACCATATCCCGTACCGGCCCCGGCACCGTACCCAGTACCCTCTCCAGCCCCGGCTCCATATCCCGTACCAGCTCCTGCCCCTGCACCAATTCCAGCCCCCGCTCCATATCCCGTTCCTGCTCCGGCACCAATTCCGGCCCCGGCTCCCCCACCACAACCACTCCCACCACCCCCTGCTCCGGCCCCATATCCGGTACCGGCGCCAGCGCCAGCTCCAGTTCCGGCCCCCGCTCCATATCCCGTACCAGCCCCTGCACCGTATCCAGTTCCGGCCCCggctccccctccccctccaccaccCCCTCCTGCTCCTGCTCCTCCACCTCCACCTCCCCCTCAGCCACTCCCTCCTCCTCCACCCCCGCCCGCTCCGGCGCCTCCTCCaccccctcctcccccaccGGCTCCGGCTCCTCCACCTCCCCCTCCTCCTCAGCCACTCCCTCCTCCACCCGCTCCGGCGCCTCCTCCACCCCCTCCTCCTCTacctcctcctccccctcctgGACCAATCCTgcctcctcctccccctcctccacCACCTCCTCCACCTCCTCCACCTCCTCCACCTCCTCCACCCCCTCCACCAAGTGTGGAAGTGTCGTGCTCCGACAGTACTCTGGAGATCGACCTGGCCGCCGCGTCCTTCCCGAAAGTGCGCACCTCCAACCTGCGTCTCGTGGACCCGGCCTGCCGCGCCACCAGTAACGGCACGCACATGATCATGAAGTCGCCTCTCAACAGCTGCGGGACCACGTCTTAC GAAACACCAGACTACATCATCTACGACAACATGGTGACGGACGAGTCTCTCGCGAGAGCCGGCGAGATTATCCGAGACTGCGGGTTCGAGATGAGAATCCAGTGCCAGATCCCGCGCAGACTCCAGGTGTCCGGAGACTTCGACCCCATACAGGTTCCCGAAAT GTACTCCGCCGTCGGCACGGGCGACATTAACGTGATCATGCACTTCTGCACGGACAGCGTCTGCACCAGCTTCAAGCCGTACCCCGTCACCTACCGGGTCTGCGAACAG GTGTACGTCGAAGTCCAGCTGTTGGCCTCTGACCCCGACCTGAGCATCCTGGTCCTGACTGGCGAGGCCACGCCCTCCACGGCGCGAACTGGCGGGCCGCTTTATGACATCATCAACAATGG CTGCGGAGTTGACCCGACCTACGTGGTGTACCCGGCTCCGAACCACGCCGTCATCAGGTTCGGTTTCCAGGCCTTCAAGTTCGCCACGGACTACCCCAAGGTGTACCTGCACGCTGACGTTCTCATCTGCAAGTCTTCCGCTGTCGGCAACCGCTGCTCACAAG GTTGTGCAACGGCCGGTAGGCGGCGTCGCGACCTCGCAACGACACCCGGCGTGGCCCTGTATCACGTGACTGCTCCAGCCCCCATGATCCTCTTCGACGACGTGGACGAGACTCTCGTTCCCAAATCGTAG
- the LOC118407319 gene encoding bombyxin B-2 homolog — translation MSPSGVLLMTCLSLIGCAAPASSAYLCGSTLFDVLSWVCEGRGEPGISKNQDVPNVDNEARLHPRSPQFSRRVRELIDDCCFNVCTFDTLESYCTPWAETPEPNLNDAEDAAEIPDGETTISAKFGSDHVTRERDSRNGVLS, via the exons ATGAGTCCGTCAGGAGTGTTGCTGATGACGTGTctgtcgctgattggctgcgcGGCTCCCGCCAGCTCTGCGTACCTGTGCGGCTCGACGCTGTTCGACGTGCTGAGCTGGGTGTGCGAGGGGCGCGGGGAGCCGGGGATTAGCAAGAACCAAG ATGTTCCCAACGTGGACAACGAAGCCAGGCTCCACCCCCGATCACCGCAGTTTTCCCGCCGAGTTCGCGAACTCATCGACGACTGTTGCTTCAATGTCTGCACCTTCGACACTCTGGAGAGCTATTGCACTCCCTGGGCGGAAACACCCGAACCCAACCTGAACGACGCCGAGGACGCCGCGGAAATTCCCGATGGGGAGACGACGATCTCGGCGAAGTTCGGGAGTGACCACGTGACCAGAGAACGAGACTCTCGCAATGGAGTCTTGTCATGA